The following proteins come from a genomic window of Pseudomonas sp. Z8(2022):
- a CDS encoding MGMT family protein, giving the protein MAKKPPEPAWPASPPASAGARREALYLVLAQVPQGKVVSYGELAQLAGLGRAARWVGRTLSQLPDGTTLPWHRVIAAGGRLSLAAGSPSGAEQRARLRAEGISILNERVDMRRHGWRPMEHSS; this is encoded by the coding sequence ATGGCCAAGAAACCGCCAGAGCCTGCATGGCCGGCATCACCACCGGCCAGCGCGGGGGCGCGCCGCGAAGCGCTGTACCTGGTACTGGCGCAGGTACCGCAAGGCAAGGTCGTCAGCTACGGGGAGCTGGCCCAGCTGGCGGGTCTGGGCCGCGCCGCGCGCTGGGTCGGCCGCACGCTGAGCCAGCTGCCCGATGGAACCACCCTGCCCTGGCATCGGGTGATCGCCGCTGGCGGACGTCTCAGCCTGGCAGCCGGCAGCCCCTCCGGTGCAGAACAGCGGGCGCGCCTGCGTGCAGAGGGCATCAGCATCCTGAACGAACGCGTGGATATGCGTCGTCACGGCTGGCGCCCGATGGAGCACAGCAGTTAG
- a CDS encoding AmpG family muropeptide MFS transporter has translation MPRKSWREALATYANPATLALLLLGFAAGLPYMLVFSTLSVWLREAGVARETIGFASLIGLAYAFKWVWAPMLDQWRLPLLGKLGRRRSWLVLSQGLVAIGLIGMANYDPQTHLSMLIALAVLVAFASATQDIAVDAYRLEILGDEHQAALAAAYMTGYRVAALLATAGALYFAEGFGSTSQNYQFSAWTGTYLVFALLMLPGLLTSIWMREPPPPPHIHVTPPKHGFFHQLLAISAVIVLIIAVPTLFIQFYQSDLVPMLLGEVSMQELLYNDRAFLRAMLYSTLACVCASGLFWGGLAPVLKTAAAKYGFFHQLLSVLLLIILLISIPAMVTQFYDSDLALLFRGQISLQELLLHDRAFLRALLYTLLTSLSISSLFWGGMAPVLTPINDFIVRYRWQALLLLSLIATYRLSDTVMGVMANVFYIDQGFTKEQIASVSKVFGLIMTLLGAGVGGLLIVRFGIMPILLIGAAASAATNLLFMLLVGMGPHLNMLIVTISCDNFSAGLATSAFVAYLSSLTNLKFSATQYALLSSIMLLLPRLIGGYSGVMVEHLGYAHFFLATALMGIPTLLLIVVQWRRDKRQPLPETPPPAVDKT, from the coding sequence ATGCCACGCAAATCCTGGCGAGAAGCCCTCGCCACCTATGCCAACCCCGCCACACTGGCTCTTCTGCTTCTGGGTTTCGCCGCCGGCCTGCCCTATATGCTGGTGTTCTCGACCCTTTCGGTATGGCTGCGCGAAGCCGGCGTGGCGCGTGAGACCATCGGCTTCGCCAGCCTCATCGGTCTGGCCTATGCCTTCAAGTGGGTGTGGGCACCGATGCTCGACCAATGGCGCCTGCCACTTCTGGGCAAACTCGGCCGGCGCCGTTCCTGGCTGGTGCTGTCGCAGGGTCTGGTCGCCATCGGTCTGATCGGCATGGCCAATTACGACCCGCAGACGCATCTGTCCATGCTGATCGCCCTCGCCGTACTGGTGGCCTTCGCCTCGGCCACCCAGGACATCGCCGTGGACGCCTACCGCCTGGAGATCCTCGGCGACGAACACCAGGCCGCGCTGGCCGCCGCCTACATGACCGGCTACCGCGTCGCCGCACTGCTGGCCACCGCTGGCGCACTGTACTTCGCCGAAGGTTTCGGCTCGACCTCCCAGAACTACCAGTTCAGTGCCTGGACCGGCACCTATCTGGTGTTCGCGCTGCTCATGCTGCCGGGCCTGCTCACCTCCATCTGGATGCGCGAACCGCCGCCCCCGCCTCATATTCATGTCACGCCGCCGAAACACGGCTTCTTCCATCAGCTGCTGGCGATCAGTGCGGTGATCGTGCTGATCATCGCTGTACCGACCCTGTTCATTCAGTTCTACCAGAGCGACCTGGTGCCCATGCTGCTCGGCGAGGTCAGCATGCAGGAACTGCTCTACAACGACCGCGCCTTTCTCCGTGCCATGCTCTACAGCACCCTGGCCTGCGTGTGCGCCTCGGGACTGTTCTGGGGCGGGCTGGCCCCGGTACTGAAAACCGCCGCAGCGAAGTACGGGTTCTTCCACCAGCTGCTTTCCGTGCTGCTGCTGATCATCCTGCTGATCTCCATTCCGGCCATGGTCACCCAGTTCTACGATAGTGATCTGGCGCTGCTGTTCCGGGGCCAGATCAGCCTGCAGGAACTGCTGCTCCACGACCGCGCCTTCCTGCGCGCGCTGCTCTATACCCTGCTCACCAGTCTGTCGATATCCAGCCTGTTCTGGGGCGGCATGGCGCCAGTGCTCACCCCGATCAACGACTTCATCGTGCGATATCGCTGGCAGGCACTGCTTCTGCTGAGCCTGATCGCCACCTATCGCCTGTCCGATACGGTGATGGGCGTGATGGCCAACGTGTTCTACATCGACCAGGGCTTCACCAAGGAGCAGATCGCCAGCGTCAGCAAGGTCTTCGGCCTGATCATGACCCTGCTCGGCGCAGGTGTCGGCGGCCTGTTGATCGTGCGTTTCGGCATCATGCCGATCCTGCTGATCGGCGCGGCGGCATCGGCGGCGACCAACCTGCTGTTCATGCTGCTGGTGGGTATGGGCCCGCACCTGAACATGCTGATCGTCACCATCAGCTGCGACAACTTCAGCGCCGGCCTGGCCACCTCGGCGTTCGTCGCCTACCTGTCGAGCCTGACCAACCTCAAGTTCTCCGCCACCCAGTACGCCCTGCTCAGCTCCATCATGCTGCTGCTGCCACGCCTGATCGGCGGCTATTCCGGGGTGATGGTGGAGCACCTCGGCTATGCCCATTTCTTCCTCGCCACAGCGCTGATGGGCATCCCGACGCTATTGCTGATCGTCGTCCAGTGGCGCCGCGACAAGCGCCAGCCGCTGCCCGAGACGCCGCCACCTGCAGTCGATAAGACCTGA
- a CDS encoding mechanosensitive ion channel family protein — protein MEMNVDELVKLSEAWLPVLLEYSGKLILALITLLIGWWLISRLTASVGRVLEVRKVDRALSSFICSLISIVLRILLLISVASMIGVETTSFIAMIGAAGLAIGLALQGSLANFAGGVLIMLFRPFRAGDWIEAQGVSGSVDSIQIFHTTLKTGDNKVVIVPNGALSNGHITNYSREPRRRADINIGIDYSSDIKRAREVLLDIARDPRVHVEPAPVVFVTGLGDSAVNLSLRVWVATGDFWPVTFAFTELAKERLTEAGIGIPFPQRVVHLAKAE, from the coding sequence ATGGAGATGAATGTCGACGAACTGGTCAAGCTGTCCGAGGCCTGGCTACCCGTGTTGCTGGAGTACAGCGGCAAGCTGATCCTTGCGCTGATCACCCTGCTGATTGGCTGGTGGCTGATCAGCAGGCTTACCGCCAGCGTTGGGCGCGTTCTCGAGGTGCGCAAGGTCGACCGCGCGCTGAGCAGCTTCATCTGCAGCCTGATCAGCATCGTGCTGCGGATTCTGCTGCTGATCAGCGTCGCCTCGATGATCGGCGTGGAAACCACCTCCTTCATCGCCATGATCGGTGCCGCAGGTCTGGCCATCGGCCTGGCGTTGCAGGGCAGCCTGGCCAATTTCGCCGGCGGCGTGCTGATCATGCTGTTTCGCCCGTTCCGGGCCGGCGACTGGATCGAGGCGCAGGGTGTGTCCGGCAGCGTCGACAGTATCCAGATCTTTCACACCACGCTGAAGACCGGCGACAACAAGGTGGTGATCGTGCCCAACGGCGCGCTCTCCAATGGTCATATCACCAATTACTCGCGTGAACCGCGCCGTCGCGCCGATATCAACATCGGCATCGACTATTCCAGCGACATCAAGCGGGCGCGTGAGGTGTTGCTGGATATCGCCAGGGACCCGCGAGTGCATGTCGAGCCCGCGCCGGTGGTCTTCGTCACCGGCCTGGGCGACAGTGCGGTGAATCTGTCGCTGCGCGTGTGGGTGGCGACCGGCGACTTCTGGCCGGTGACCTTCGCCTTCACCGAACTGGCCAAGGAGCGCCTGACCGAAGCCGGTATAGGCATTCCGTTCCCGCAGCGGGTAGTGCATCTGGCCAAGGCCGAGTAA
- a CDS encoding YajQ family cyclic di-GMP-binding protein produces MPSFDVVSELDKHELTNAVDNAIKELDRRFDLRGKCSIESKDKALTLTAEAEFMLEQMLDIVRSSLVKRKIDCQCMETKEPYASGKVMKQEVTFREGIDKELAKKIVAHIKDAKLKVQAAIQGEQVRVTGKKRDDLQEAIALLRGHEFGMPLQYNNFRD; encoded by the coding sequence ATGCCTTCGTTCGACGTCGTGTCCGAACTGGACAAACACGAACTGACCAACGCGGTCGACAACGCCATTAAGGAGCTCGATCGCCGTTTCGATCTGCGTGGCAAGTGCAGTATCGAGAGCAAGGACAAGGCGCTGACCTTGACCGCCGAAGCCGAGTTCATGCTCGAGCAGATGCTCGACATCGTGCGCAGCAGTCTGGTCAAGCGCAAGATCGACTGCCAGTGCATGGAGACCAAGGAACCCTATGCTTCGGGCAAGGTGATGAAGCAGGAAGTCACCTTCCGCGAGGGTATCGACAAGGAGCTGGCGAAGAAGATCGTCGCCCACATCAAGGACGCCAAGCTCAAGGTGCAGGCCGCCATTCAGGGCGAGCAGGTGCGCGTCACCGGCAAGAAGCGCGATGACCTGCAGGAAGCCATCGCCCTGCTGCGCGGTCACGAGTTCGGCATGCCACTGCAGTACAACAACTTCCGCGATTGA
- a CDS encoding putative 2-dehydropantoate 2-reductase, translating to MTWHILGAGSLGCLWATRLARAGLPVRLILRNPQRLAAYRQAGGLTLIEAGQARQYAVAAELPQASTPIHRLLLACKAYDAQDAVAGIAGRLAPGVELLLLQNGLGSQDEVAQALPGQRCLLVSSTEGAFRPAEFQVVFAGNGQNWLGDPSDPRPPTWLDELQRAGIPHQWTPDILTRLWRKLALNCAINPLTVLHDCRNGGLAEHPAEVATLCEELGELLQRCGQPAAANNLHEEVQRVIHATAANYSSMHQDVALGRRTEISYLLGYACAAAQRHQLHLPHLLHLQQRLLGHLQARGLPVN from the coding sequence GTGACCTGGCACATCCTCGGCGCCGGCAGCCTCGGCTGCCTGTGGGCCACTCGTCTGGCCCGCGCCGGTCTGCCGGTCAGGCTGATCCTGCGCAACCCGCAACGCCTCGCGGCCTATCGCCAGGCCGGCGGCCTGACGCTGATCGAAGCAGGCCAGGCCCGGCAGTACGCCGTTGCGGCCGAGCTGCCACAGGCGAGCACACCGATTCATCGCCTGCTGCTCGCCTGCAAGGCCTATGACGCGCAAGACGCGGTGGCAGGCATCGCCGGGCGCCTGGCCCCGGGCGTCGAACTGCTGCTGTTGCAAAATGGCCTGGGCAGCCAGGATGAAGTCGCCCAGGCACTTCCCGGACAGCGCTGCCTGCTCGTCTCCAGCACCGAAGGCGCCTTCCGCCCTGCCGAATTCCAGGTGGTGTTCGCCGGCAATGGCCAAAACTGGCTGGGCGACCCGAGCGATCCCCGGCCGCCCACCTGGCTGGACGAGCTGCAGCGCGCCGGCATCCCTCATCAGTGGACTCCGGACATCCTCACACGCCTGTGGCGCAAGCTGGCGCTGAATTGTGCGATCAACCCGCTCACCGTATTGCACGACTGCCGCAACGGCGGACTGGCCGAACATCCGGCCGAGGTCGCCACCCTGTGCGAGGAGCTCGGCGAGCTGCTGCAACGCTGTGGCCAACCGGCTGCAGCGAACAATCTGCACGAGGAGGTGCAGCGGGTGATTCACGCCACCGCGGCGAATTACTCGTCCATGCATCAGGACGTAGCCCTGGGCCGCCGCACCGAGATCAGCTATCTGCTGGGCTACGCCTGCGCCGCCGCGCAGCGTCATCAACTGCATCTGCCGCATCTGCTTCATCTGCAACAACGCCTGCTCGGGCATCTGCAAGCGCGCGGCCTGCCCGTGAACTAG